The Molothrus ater isolate BHLD 08-10-18 breed brown headed cowbird chromosome 28, BPBGC_Mater_1.1, whole genome shotgun sequence genome contains a region encoding:
- the SORBS3 gene encoding LOW QUALITY PROTEIN: vinexin (The sequence of the model RefSeq protein was modified relative to this genomic sequence to represent the inferred CDS: inserted 2 bases in 2 codons; deleted 1 base in 1 codon), with translation MGALLSPCPIPALGGAQEHRPHSSPQSPPPPGIPSPSFPEPPPPESPSPSRRGPAAPGSPRFVSGARVCGNACAGRGMSSTPWLRSLDPIPGNVTGNSEWAGPAPERGALGGQRTPGVGGAGAHGDPAPARTEPPGAPXGCSWGALPASPPXCAEGPPAPSPGKVRAVDFSSAPLAAPSRSPRGSPKPRRFPGGPRWHRPGAPEHHPAPPAMAGRLLPPDTSAALAVEDVPHLLPALQVSPQHTVTRVPVIRHRGSNTLNFHFHEPESRGTSQNSQGAPKSSVNEWYQTWPAKETKAPSPQVPAQPSPSPRAAPACPRPPGWSATWTKDSKRRERRWVKYDGIGPVDETGMPLASRSSVDSPRDWYRSMFRQIHRKLPEPDWDSHSCPTTAPPSPPKPRRRGSAPAEPPGMPNGMDWSRWGATGATAEPGSIFDYEPGEFSPREQSPAAARPKRAQSIEVLLEQELEQLSEELDKDMRDMETRRTPRQSPAAAPTARSPAPASPAARSPLSPQRLWSPPASHHSPATPSMERAGLGLASDRSPGRDTLRPGTLPSLSDLGEPVEAVKREEKKMKAARLKFNFQAESPKELTLQKGDIVYIHKEVDRNWLEGEHHGRVGIFPSNYVEILPPTEVPKPIKAPTLQVLEYGEALALYNFRGDLHVELSFRKGERICLVRRVNENWYEGRISGTSRQGIFPATYVQVLKEPRVKTTAEDIPSSPGAASPRPAAGSPSLQRSPGPRIPQAPAGSPREAKRGPGVSGGRPSSPRHLGATFPPSPKLPHAGTPSPLVASASPPHPAWSPEQRPTPAAQSSARPEPAPSYNGSEIRWTPYRALYQYRPQNADELELLEGDRVDVMQQCDDGWFVGVSRRTQKFGTFPGNYVAPV, from the exons atgggggctctgctctccccgTGCCCCATCCCGGCGCTCGGAGGGGCACAGGAGCACAGACCCCACTCCTCCCCTCAGTCCCCACCTCCACCCGGAATTCCCTCCCCATCCTTTCCcgaaccccccccccccgagtCCCCGTCTCCATCGCGCCGGGGGCCGGCGGCGCCGGGCTCGCCCCGTTTCGTAAGCGGGGCCCGGGTGTGCGGGAACGCGTGCGCGGGGCGTGGGATGAGTTCAACCCCTTGGCTCCGTTccctggatcccatccctggaaatgtcacTGGAAACTCTGAATGGGCCGGCCCCGCTCCAGAGCGGGGAGCGCTGGGGGGGCAGCGCACcccgggggtg gggggggccGGGGCACACGGGGACCCAGCGCCGGCCAGGACGGAGCCTCCCGGGGCTC GGGGATGCTCTTGGGGGGCTCTCCCCGCCAGCCCCC CATGCGCTGAGGGCCCCCCCGCTCCCTCTCCCGGCAAAGTTCGTGCCGTGGATTTTTCTTCCGCGCCGCTCGCGGCTCCGTCCCGCTCGCCCCGGGGCTCCCCAAAACCCCGGCGCTTCCCGGGGGGGCCCCGCTGGCACCGCCCAGGAG CTCCGGAGCATCATCCCGCCCCCCCGGCCATGGCGGGCCGGCTCCTGCCCCCCGACACCAGCGCGGCCCTGGCTGTGGAGGACGTTCCCcacctcctcccagctctgcaggtgtcCCCGCAGCACACGGTGACACGG gtgCCCGTCATCCGCCACCGCGGCTCCAACACCCTCAACTTCCACTTCCATGAGCCGGAGAGCCGCGGCACCTCCCAGAACAGCCAGGGAGCTCCCAAGAGCTCAG TGAATGAGTGGTACCAGACCTGGCCAGCCAAGGAGACCaaagcccccagcccccaggtgcccgcccagcccagccccagccccagggccgCCCCCGCCTGCCCGCGGCCCCCGGGCTGGTCGGCGACCTGGACCAAGGACAGCAAGCGGCGGGAGAGGCGCTGGGTGAAGTACGATGGCATCGGGCCCGTGGACGAGACGGGGATGCCCCTGGCCTCACGCTCG AGCGTGGACAGCCCCCGGGACTGGTACCGCAGCATGTTCCGGCAGATCCACCGCAAGCTGCCAG agcCCGACTGGGACAGCCATTCCTGCCCCACCACGGCGCCTCCATCGCCCCCCAAGCCGCGGAGGAGGGGCTCGGCCCCGGCTGAGCCCCCCGGAATGCCCAACGGGATGGACtg GAGCCGCTGGGGCGCCACCGGTGCCACCGCCGAGCCCGGCAGCATTTTTGACTACGAACCAGGGGAGTTCTCTCCGCGGGAGCAG AGCCCGGCAGCAGCGCGGCCGAAGCGGGCTCAGTCCATCGAG gtgctgctggagcaggagctggagcagctcagcgAGGAGCTGGACAAGGACATGAGGGACATGGAGACGCGGCGGACCCCCCGCCAG AGCCCGGCGGCTGCTCCCACCGCTCGCTCCCCTGCTCCGGCCTCCCCGGCTGCTCG GAGCCCCCTGTCACCCCAGCGGCTGTGGAGCCCCCCTGCCAGCCACCACTCACCTGCCACCCCCAGCATGGagcgggctgggctggggctggccagTGACcggagccctggcagag ACACCCTCAGGCCAGGGACCCTCCCCAGCTTGTCGGACCTGGGGGAGCCCGTGGAGGCCGTcaagagggaggagaagaag atGAAAGCTGCTCGCCTCAAGTTCAACTTCCAAGCTGAGTCTCCCAA GGAGCTGACGCTGCAGAAGGGGGACATCGTCTACATCCATAAGGAGGTGGACAGGAACTGGCTGGAGGGGGAGCACCACGGCCGCGTGGGCATCTTCCCCTCCAACTACGTGGAG ATCCTGCCCCCCACGGAGGTGCCCAAGCCCATCAAGGCTCCCACGCTCCAGGTGCTGGAATACGGCGAGGCACTGGCGCTCTACAACTTCCGAGGGGATCTGCACGTGGAGCTCTCCTTTCGCAAG GGCGAGCGGATCTGCCTGGTGCGGAGGGTGAACGAGAACTGGTACGAGGGGCGGATCTCGGGCACCAGCCGCCAGGGCATCTTCCCCGCCACCTACGTGCAGGTGCTGAAGGAGCCGCGGGTCAAAACCACCGCCGAGGACATCCCCTCGTCTCCCGGCGCCGCCAGCCCCCGGCCCGCGGCCGGATCCCCGTCCCTGCAGCGCTCGCCCGGCCCCCGCATCCCCCAGGCTCCCGCGGGATCCCCCCGGGAAGCCAAGCGGGGTCCCGGGGTGTCGGGCGGGCGCCCGTCCTCCCCGCGCCACCTCGGTGCcaccttccccccctccccaaagctgccccacgctggcacccccagccccttggTGGCCTCTGCCAGCCCCCCACACCCTGCCTGGAGCCCCGAGCAG CGCCCGACCCCGGCGGCACAAAGCAGCGCCCGGCCCGAGCCCGCCCCGTCCTACAACGGCTCCGAGATCCGGTGGACTCC GTACCGGGCGCTCTACCAGTACCGGCCCCAAAACGCCGacgagctggagctgctggaaggggaCAGGGTGGATGTCATGCAGCAGTGCGACGACGGCTGGTTTGTGG GAGTGTCCAGGAGGACGCAGAAATTCGGCACTTTCCCCGGGAATTACGTGGCGCCGGTGTGA